The following are encoded together in the Syngnathus typhle isolate RoL2023-S1 ecotype Sweden linkage group LG5, RoL_Styp_1.0, whole genome shotgun sequence genome:
- the LOC133154745 gene encoding general transcription factor II-I repeat domain-containing protein 2-like, with the protein MAKRKVDTENRGFQTRWESEYMFTEVAGKPVCLLCGESVAVLKEYNLRRHYETKHADKNKNMDMEQRLQKAEELKRGLKSRQDLFKKAKSQGQAAVKASFILAEEIAKSARPFTEGDFIKNCMIKVCDEVCPEKRQLFLNVSLSRNTIAERVDQLSINLKEQLVKKGKDFIAYSLAVDESTDISDIAQLSIFIRGVDSSLSVTEEFLALRPMHGTTTGHDLYEEVSRCVNEMELPWEKLVGLTTDGAPAMCGHRSGLVAKIREKMQEENATGELTAYHCIIHQEALCGKALKMEHVMSIITRTVNFIRAKGLNHRQFKAFLTELETEHGDLPYHTEVRWLSQGKVLQRCFELREEICLFLDSKGKDTTQLRDEMFLCEMAFLCDSTSHLNAMNLQLQGRDRVISDMYSTVKAFKTKLTLWETQMRKENLSHFPSCQTMKEKLSTSAFPSAQLADKIGMLAADFRRRFADFEAQKSRLELLGNPFAVDVESSPPNLQMELIDLQCNDALRAKYAAVGAAEFARFLPDTMPQLRIQAAQTLSMFGSTYLCEQLFSLMNLNKTSHRSRLTAEHLHSILRISSAQSLTPNIDELVEKMGHHQVSPSTSNK; encoded by the exons ATGGCAAAAcggaaggtggacactgagaacCGGGGGTTTCAAACAAGGTGGGAGTCGGAGTATATGTTCACGGAGGTAGCTGGAAAACCTGTGTGTCTTCTGTGTGGAGAAAGTGTGGCGGTACTGAAAGAGTATAATCTGAGACGACATTATGAAACGAAACACGCGGACAAAAACAAGAATATGGACATGGAACAAAGGCTACAAAAGGCAGAGGAATTAAAACGAGGCCTCAAATCTCGACAGGATCTGTTCAAAAAAGCCAAATCACAAGGCCAGGCTGCTGTCAAGGCCAGTTTTATTTTGGCAGAAGAGATCGCTAAATCAGCCCGGCCATTTACGGAGGGGGATTTCATCAAAAACTGCATGATTAAAGTTTGTGACGAAGTTTGCCCAGAAAAAAGGCAACTCTTTTTAAATGTGAGTCTGAGCAGAAATACCATTGCCGAGAGAGTAGACCAGTTGTCCATCAATCTAAAAGAGCAGCTTGTGAAAAAGGGAAAAGATTTCATTGCATATTCCTTGGCCGTGGATGAGAGCACCGACATTTCTGACATTGCCCAGTTGTCAATTTTCATCCGCGGAGTGGACTCCAGCCTAAGCGTGACAGAGGAGTTTTTGGCTTTACGTCCTATGCATGGCACAACTACGGGGCATGATTTGTATGAAGAGGTGTCAAGATGTGTAAATGAGATGGAGCTGCCTTGGGAAAAACTCGTGGGTTTGACAACCGACGGAGCACCTGCGATGTGTGGACACAGAAGCGGACTGGTGGCGAAGATACGGGAAAAGATGCAAGAGGAAAACGCGACAGGTGAGCTGACAGCTTATCATTGTATCATACACCAGGAAGCGTTGTGCGGTAAAGCCTTGAAAATGGAGCATGTAATGAGCATCATCACGCGCACAGTTAACTTTATCAGAGCCAAAGGTTTGAATCACCGCCAGTTCAAGGCATTTCTGACGGAGTTAGAAACGGAGCATGGTGATTTGCC TTATCACACAGAGGTGCGATGGCTAAGCCAGGGAAAGGTGCTTCAAAGATGTTTCGAGCTTCGTGAGGAGATTTGTCTGTTCTTGGACAGCAAAGGGAAAGACACAACACAACTCCGAGACGAAATGTTTCTGTGTGAAATGGCTTTTCTGTGTGACAGTACGAGTCATCTGAATGCAATGAACTTGCAGCTGCAGGGTCGGGATCGTGTCATCTCTGATATGTACAGTACAGTGAAGGCATTTAAAACCAAACTGACTCTGTGGGAGACGCAGATGCGGAAAGAAAATTTGAGCCACTTTCCCAGCTGCCAGACCATGAAAGAGAAGCTCTCTACCAGTGCGTTCCCGAGCGCACAGTTGGCTGATAAAATAGGTATGCTTGCCGCTGACTTTCGACGCCGATTTGCTGACTTTGAAGCACAAAAAAGCAGGTTGGAACTGCTCGGTAACCCATTTGCTGTTGACGTGGAAAGCTCACCACCAAACCTCCAAATGGAGTTGATTGACCTCCAATGCAATGATGCACTGAGGGCAAAATATGCGGCAGTGGGTGCTGCGGAGTTCGCCCGTTTCCTCCCCGACACAATGCCCCAGCTGCGCATCCAGGCTGCTCAAACGTTGTCTATGTTTGGCAGCACATACCTGTGTGAACAACTGTTTTCTTTGATGAACCTGAAcaaaacatcacacagaagTCGACTTACTGCTGAACACCTCCACTCAATTCTGAGGATTTCCTCAGCTCAGAGCCTTACCCCGAACATTGATGAACTTGTGGAAAAGATGGGACACCACCAAGTATCACCCTCAACCTCAAACAAGtga